A part of Larkinella insperata genomic DNA contains:
- a CDS encoding VCBS repeat-containing protein, translating into MIRKKWIGMVSLLWLAACKPDSKPLFEELSSSQTGVDFINRSLDKKDFNIFNYRNFYNGAGVAIGDVNNDGLPDLFFTSNFEENKLYLNKGNWQFEDVTQAAGIVGKKFWSTGVTMADVNGDGLLDIYVCNSGSRDARGNQLYINQGVKNRAGQPGLPTYQEQTARYGLVDGGFSTHAAFFDYDRDGDLDMYLLNNSFTPMDRLGYQNMRETRDRLGGQKLFRNMTKEREKLGKNANDSNAPIFVDASEEAGIYGSLIGFGLGITVGDVNNDNWLDIYISNDFYERDYLYINQKDGTFKESIKDHMGHISLTSMGADIADMNNDGNLDIFVTDMMPDDDYRLKTTGSFENYELYQLKLSRDFYHQDPRNMLHLNNGAGPTGQVTFSEIGRLSGTSATDWSWGALLFDMDMDGHKDIFVTNGILKDLTDQDFVNYLSDNPDIQLMIEGKKNFDYKEYVDKMPSTPLANYAFRNNGNGLQYTNKAADWGLATPGFSNGAAYGDLDNDGDLDLVVNNNNAPASIYRNTAVEGNQQAFLRVQFRGYAQNRNAIGTKVYVHQKGQTQYLQQMPNRGFQSSVDLTLVFGLGKNPVIDSLTVIWPDERRQVIRQPKANQTLLLDYRNARQTASPQPAPTAKPVLLADITAQVGLNYQHTENNFVDYDRDGLLKQMLSREGPALAAGDVNGDGLDDLFFGGAANMPRALYIQQTNGSYAPQKQPFLLDATYTEDVAATFFDADGDGALDLYVATGGNEFDDPTLLFDRFYRNDGKGNLTWDKTIPRVLESSSCVTACDFDRDGDLDLFVGGRMVPGQYGRNPQQTLLVNDGKGNFRKATQALMPFSGEIGMVTDAVWTDVDNDQYPDLVLVGDWMPITVLKNKQGKGFERLEDPTLAKSGGWWNTIRAADLDGDGDTDFVVGNLGLNSRLVASEQEPAHLYGNDFDRNGTYDPIVTCYRQGRECVMVQKPDLQKRIPAIKKKYLKHTDYAKAGFEDLFTAEQREGTEVKTVQTAETAVLLNEGTAADGKPRFTLRSLPLQAQLSPIRSILVGDYNADGKTDILLAGNFFDVLNEIGRYDASYGLLLTGNGRGQFTAMPSGQSGFSVLGQVRAMREVRGPNGSKRIVLAKNNDQAQVFDIRKPKVGLQNELVRK; encoded by the coding sequence ATGATACGCAAGAAATGGATAGGAATGGTCAGTCTACTGTGGCTGGCGGCCTGTAAACCCGATTCAAAACCGCTGTTTGAGGAGCTGTCGTCTTCCCAAACCGGGGTCGACTTCATCAACCGCAGCCTCGACAAAAAAGACTTTAATATTTTCAATTACCGCAATTTCTACAACGGCGCAGGGGTAGCCATCGGCGACGTGAACAACGACGGCCTGCCCGACCTCTTTTTTACCTCTAATTTTGAAGAAAATAAGCTTTACCTCAACAAGGGCAACTGGCAGTTTGAAGACGTTACGCAAGCGGCTGGCATTGTAGGCAAGAAATTCTGGTCGACGGGTGTAACGATGGCCGACGTCAACGGCGACGGTTTGCTGGACATTTACGTTTGCAATTCGGGCAGCCGGGATGCCCGTGGCAACCAGCTCTACATCAACCAGGGTGTTAAAAACCGTGCGGGCCAGCCGGGGCTGCCAACCTACCAGGAACAGACCGCCCGGTACGGTTTGGTCGACGGCGGTTTTTCGACCCACGCGGCCTTTTTTGATTACGACCGCGACGGCGACCTGGATATGTACCTGCTTAACAACAGCTTCACCCCGATGGACCGGCTGGGCTACCAGAACATGCGCGAAACCCGCGACCGGCTGGGGGGGCAGAAACTGTTCCGAAACATGACCAAAGAACGGGAAAAGCTGGGCAAGAACGCGAATGATTCGAACGCGCCCATCTTTGTCGATGCTAGTGAAGAAGCGGGAATTTACGGCAGCCTGATTGGTTTTGGACTGGGCATTACCGTCGGCGACGTAAACAACGACAACTGGCTGGACATTTATATCTCCAATGATTTCTACGAACGGGATTACCTGTACATCAACCAGAAAGACGGTACTTTCAAAGAGTCTATTAAAGACCACATGGGCCACATCAGCCTGACGTCGATGGGGGCCGATATTGCGGACATGAACAACGACGGCAATCTGGACATTTTTGTTACGGACATGATGCCCGATGATGATTACCGCCTGAAAACCACTGGATCGTTCGAGAATTACGAACTATACCAGTTGAAGCTGTCGCGCGATTTTTACCACCAGGACCCGCGCAACATGCTCCACCTCAACAACGGGGCCGGTCCGACCGGGCAGGTAACGTTTTCGGAAATCGGCAGGCTTTCGGGCACCTCCGCCACCGACTGGAGCTGGGGCGCTTTGCTGTTCGACATGGACATGGACGGCCACAAAGACATTTTTGTAACCAACGGTATTTTGAAAGACCTCACCGATCAGGACTTCGTCAATTACTTATCCGACAACCCGGATATTCAGTTGATGATTGAAGGGAAAAAGAATTTTGACTACAAAGAATACGTCGACAAAATGCCGTCGACGCCCCTGGCCAACTACGCCTTCCGCAACAACGGCAACGGTTTGCAATACACCAACAAAGCCGCCGACTGGGGACTGGCGACACCCGGCTTTTCGAACGGAGCCGCTTACGGTGATCTGGACAACGACGGCGACCTGGACCTGGTCGTGAATAACAACAACGCTCCGGCTTCGATCTACCGAAATACGGCCGTTGAGGGCAATCAGCAAGCTTTTCTGCGCGTGCAGTTCCGCGGTTATGCGCAAAACCGGAACGCCATCGGTACCAAAGTGTACGTTCACCAGAAGGGCCAGACGCAGTATTTACAGCAAATGCCCAACCGGGGTTTTCAGTCATCGGTGGACCTGACGCTGGTGTTTGGGCTCGGGAAAAACCCGGTCATCGACTCCCTGACGGTGATCTGGCCGGACGAACGCAGGCAGGTCATTCGTCAGCCGAAAGCCAACCAAACGCTCTTGCTCGACTACCGAAACGCCCGCCAGACGGCTTCACCGCAGCCCGCTCCAACCGCCAAACCGGTGTTGCTGGCGGATATAACGGCTCAGGTCGGCCTGAATTACCAGCATACCGAAAACAACTTTGTGGACTACGACCGGGACGGCCTGCTGAAACAGATGCTCTCCCGCGAAGGCCCGGCCCTGGCGGCTGGCGATGTCAACGGCGACGGTCTGGATGATTTGTTCTTTGGTGGGGCCGCCAACATGCCGCGCGCGCTCTACATTCAGCAAACCAACGGCTCGTATGCACCCCAGAAACAACCTTTCCTGCTCGATGCCACCTATACGGAAGACGTAGCCGCCACGTTCTTTGACGCCGACGGCGACGGGGCTCTGGACCTATATGTCGCCACGGGCGGCAACGAATTTGACGATCCAACGTTATTATTCGACCGGTTTTACCGCAACGACGGCAAGGGAAATCTGACCTGGGACAAAACCATACCCCGCGTGCTGGAAAGCAGCTCCTGCGTAACGGCCTGCGATTTTGACCGGGACGGTGATCTGGATTTATTCGTCGGGGGGCGTATGGTGCCGGGGCAGTATGGCCGTAACCCACAGCAAACGTTATTGGTCAACGATGGTAAGGGTAATTTCCGCAAAGCAACCCAGGCGTTGATGCCTTTTTCGGGCGAAATTGGAATGGTTACCGATGCGGTCTGGACCGACGTGGATAACGATCAGTATCCGGATCTGGTGCTGGTGGGCGACTGGATGCCGATTACCGTCCTGAAAAATAAGCAGGGCAAGGGATTTGAACGGCTGGAAGACCCAACGCTCGCCAAAAGCGGGGGCTGGTGGAACACCATCCGGGCGGCCGATCTGGACGGCGACGGCGACACCGATTTTGTCGTGGGTAACCTGGGTTTAAACAGCCGGCTGGTAGCCTCGGAGCAGGAACCGGCGCATCTATACGGCAACGATTTTGACCGCAACGGCACCTACGATCCGATTGTAACCTGCTACCGCCAGGGCCGCGAATGCGTGATGGTTCAGAAACCGGATTTGCAGAAGCGGATTCCGGCCATCAAAAAGAAGTACCTGAAGCACACGGATTACGCCAAAGCTGGCTTTGAAGATTTGTTTACGGCAGAACAGCGGGAAGGCACCGAGGTCAAAACCGTTCAAACCGCCGAAACGGCCGTGTTGCTCAATGAGGGCACCGCTGCCGACGGCAAACCCCGGTTCACGCTTCGGTCTTTGCCCCTACAGGCACAACTGTCTCCCATTCGTAGTATTTTGGTCGGCGATTACAACGCCGACGGAAAGACGGATATCCTGCTGGCGGGCAATTTCTTCGATGTGCTCAACGAGATTGGCCGCTACGACGCCAGTTATGGCCTGCTGCTGACGGGCAACGGGCGCGGTCAGTTTACGGCCATGCCGTCCGGGCAGTCGGGCTTTTCGGTACTGGGCCAGGTGCGCGCCATGCGGGAAGTGCGGGGACCTAACGGCAGCAAACGAATTGTGTTGGCTAAAAACAACGACCAGGCTCAGGTTTTCGACATTAGAAAACCCAAAGTGGGTCTGCAAAATGAATTGGTTCGGAAGTAA